In the Silvanigrella aquatica genome, ATTAAAACAGATAAAAATTATGTTGATATATATTTAAAACTGACTTCTTATTTCGGCGAAAAAATATCGAAAAGATTGCGCTTTACAAATGAAGTTACTGTGGAAGTATTAAAGGAAAGATTGGCAATTGGTAATTTTGCCGTAAATATTATTGCTATTACAACTTTGTATGCCATGTCTTTACAAATGCTACAAAAATTAAAAAATTATACCTCAAATTCAACCGTCGTTACTGTCATCGTTCTGGTTATATTTTGCTACTTTATTATTTCCATGATGACAAAAAGCGGTTACCCATTAAAGACATTTGGTATTACATTAGATAATTGGAAAAAAGTCATTATAGAATCTATCTTATTAACATTTCCTTTTTTAGTAATAATTACTGGATTAAAATATTTTACCATAACATTTATTCCTAAATTTCATCATTTACCCTTATTCGACCCCATGTCTATTTTTAAAACGGCAGCAGATGTTAACTTAAAAGTCTATTTTATCGCTTTATTAGGTTATATACTTTTTGTTCCTATTCAAGAATTAATTGTACGCAGTGGTATTCAATCAGCATTGCAAAAATTCTTATCAGGATCTAAAGAAAAAACCATGTGGTCTTCTATTATTCTTTCAAATATTCTTTTTGCCGGCGGACATTCTCATATTAGTTTTGGATTTGCCCTATCTGTCTTTATTCCAGGAATTTTTTGGGGATGGCTTTATGCAAAACAAAATTCTCTTATTGGTGTGAGTATTTCTCACATTTTAATTGGAGTCTGGGGCGCCTTTATTGTAGGATTTGAAAATATTTTTTAATTTTTTAAAAATTATTCCTCTCTCTTCTATCACCAATAATTTTAGCAGGAACTCCTCCCACAATTGACCACTCTAAAATATTTTTGGTAACAACAGCACCCATACCTATTATAGCATGACTTCCAATTTCTACACCATCCGTCACACAAGCATTAGCTCCTATCCAAACATCTTCACAAATAATTATTCCTTGGGAAGTCACAGGTTGATCTTTAATTAATTTATCAGGAGACATCCCATGATTAAATGCATATATTTTTGCATTATTTGCTATACGGGTATTTGCACCAATCACAACACCTTTTGCACCGCCATCAATGCTCACTCCCGCATTGAGACTGGCACCATCATGAATTGTAATAGGACCATGTAAAAAGACATCTGACGCAATTGTTACGTTATTTCCAATAATAATATCTCGACCTGGCTCCGCAAAAATATTGGCCTGTGGTGATATAAAACAATTTTTTCCAATTTTCACAGTTTCTAACTTTTGTAACTTTGTTTGAATTTCTTCTTGCCAAGGCTTGGCCCAAATTAAATGTTTCTCTTTTAAAGAATAATATAACCAAGGCATATAGCATAAACGTTTTTTATGTTGCTCAATATACTTAATCACAAGCAAACCTATAATGTTTTTAATTCAATTTTTTTATAGCTGATCATTGTCCGGCGCGCATCAAATAAACTCTTATAGCTTTCATAGCGTATTCGTAATTTTTCTGTTTCAGCACGGGCAGAAACTATTTTTTCAAGTAAATTAATATATTCCTGATCCGCTTCCGCAAGACGCTTTAAACGCGCCTCAGGAATTTTATCTGAAGTTAATTCAATACGATTCATAATTTTAGCACGAATTGATGTCCGTAATAGCTCTAATCTTTCTGCTTCTTTTCTTTTTTCAACATATTCAAGACCAATTTTATTGGAGAGTTGAATAATTTCTTCCAATCCCATTTCTTTTATGGGAGCTACAGGCTGCTGAGAAAAAGAATTTTTTTGAATATTTTCGTCGGACAAATTTTCACCCATGAAATAAAATTATCTATTTAAAGTTACGCTCATTTCAAGCATACGTTCTAAAGCCTGTTTCGCAAGACTCCGAGTGGGTTCTGTAACAGTAATTACATTTTGCGGTGTCCCCTGGCGAATTTGCTCAAGTGCCCAAGTTAAATGAGGTAGATCGATACGGTTCATTGTTCCACACAGACACATAAAGGGATTGATACTCACCACTTTTTTATCTGGATTCTCTTTCGCTATGCGATTGACCAAATTTAATTCTGTACCCACAGCCCATTTGCTACCCGCAGGACTGGCCGCAATGGTTTTGACAATAAAATCCGTTGACCCCGAGCAGTCAGATTTGTCGACAACCTCCATGGCACATTCCGGATGAGAAATAATTTTAAATTCAGGATCTTTCGCACGAATGATATCAATTTGTTTCGCACTAAACATCATATGAACAGGACAGCAACCTTGCCATAGCATGACTTTTGTTTGCTTAATTTGTTCAGGTGTTAGCCCACCATAGTTTTTTTTCGGATCCCATAAATTCATTTCTGACAAAGGAATGCCTAATTTTTTAGCTGTATTTCTTCCCAAATGCTGATCAGGATAAAAGAAAAGAATTTTTCTTTCCTGCAAAGCCCAATCGACAATTTTACCTGCATTAGAACTGGTGCAAATCACACCGCCTTTTTCAGCCACAAAAGCCTTTAACGACGCAGATGAATTTACATAAGTCACAGGCATAATACTTTCATGTTCCACCACCTCCACAAGCTGTTCCCAGGCATCGATTACGTCGTCAGCATCGGCCATGTCGGCCATGTCACATCCCGCGCCCAGGTCGGGCAAAACAACAAGTTGTTTCCCCGTTTTTAAAATATCCGCACCTTCAGCCATGAAATGGACACCACAAAAGACAATGTAGTCCGCCTCTGTTTGCTGCGCGGCGTATTGTGCCAATTGTAAGGAATCACCACGCACATCACTTAATTCCACAATTTCAGGACGTTGATAATGATGCGCTAGAACAACGAGTTTTTTTCCGAAATAATTTCTGACTTCTTTAATGCGATCCCGCATTTCTTGTTCAGTTAATGAAGGATAAGGAGCAGGAAGTGGGGTTTGATAAGCTATTGCCATAAATAAAAGCCCTTAAACAAAGCATCCTGTAAAATACAGGTTAACACTTTTAACTTGAGCATATCTTAGAAAACATCTCAAGAGCAATTCTTGAAGGATTGGTTAGTTCTTAAGAAGCATTATTAAAAAATTGTGATTTAATAAGATTTTTTAATGGCTAGAAATTCAGATTGAATCTGCTATATCATGAATTGATTTTTCTTATGCCCTTTTTATCGCTATTTTTAGACTGTAAATATTCATTCTCAAAAATGAAGGGAAAGAACAAATGTTTATCACTTTGTGGTATGGAGATATAGATGATTTAGTTAAAAAATTAGAAAGAAAAAGTAAAAAAATAGACTAAAAACAATTGAAATTGAAAACAAGAGTGAAATTAAAGATCATAAAATTCCTCTGAAAGCAATATACGCTATTATTATTTTAAACATAATTTTTATTTTTTCTTTGCTTTTTATAATTTACTATTTTTAATTTTTATTATTAGATTCCGCTGCCATAGCAAGAACCAAATCACCTTTCAGTCCCAAATATTGAGCAATTCTCTTTCCTTGAGGAGTGGTAAATACTCTTTCAGATTGTTTTAATATTTCCCTTATAACAGCTCCTAAAATGACTGGGTTTCTTTTTTCTCTATTTGAAAAAAATCCATCTGAAAATGCTTTTTCTGCTTTGCCACGAATGCGAAAAATTTTACACTTATCTTCATATTTCAGACAGACATTAAAAACTCCTTCTTCTGGATTGTGCTCATAGTAGGTGGAAAAATAAATAGCAGCTTCATTTTCATGAAAATCGAATTTGAGTCTCTTGTTATTTATGTCATTATAATTATAAATATCAACAAAACAACTATTGTTGTCATAGCACTCGACTTCACTTATGCCTTCAATATTATTTTCTTCATTTGCAAATGCAGAAATAGTGGACAATAAAGAGACAGCACATAATATTTTTTTCATAAAATTTATATTCCTTTTTTATTTACTAATTTATTTTACGAGACAACTAATGAAAAATATTTTTTTATTGTTTTATTACAATATTTATAAAATAATTAATAATAAAAACAACAAAAAGTGTTATAATTAATATTTTAAATATAATCAATCTTTTTAGATTACCATTAAATATTTTATTATTATAAGATAACCAATTTATAAAAAATTCTCGCATAATAATTAAGCATGTTGACGAACCATTCAAAATCGGGTTTCAATAAATTCTTCTGTTAATGTAAGCAAAAGTCTGAATTGGAATCCGGAGGAAAACATGGTTCAAAGTTTAAGTATAAAAACGATGGCTGTTATTGGTGCGGGTCAAATGGGAAGCGGCATTGCGCAGGTAG is a window encoding:
- a CDS encoding cyclic nucleotide-binding domain-containing protein; translation: MIDSFKNIPLFKDLSEDQLERLQEISTFLNLNAGEMFIYEGILDLRFFIIVDGSVEILKNNGNRLYPLARLSRGEVVGEMVLFENTARSASAKTTEPSTLLCFDLEKIKTDKNYVDIYLKLTSYFGEKISKRLRFTNEVTVEVLKERLAIGNFAVNIIAITTLYAMSLQMLQKLKNYTSNSTVVTVIVLVIFCYFIISMMTKSGYPLKTFGITLDNWKKVIIESILLTFPFLVIITGLKYFTITFIPKFHHLPLFDPMSIFKTAADVNLKVYFIALLGYILFVPIQELIVRSGIQSALQKFLSGSKEKTMWSSIILSNILFAGGHSHISFGFALSVFIPGIFWGWLYAKQNSLIGVSISHILIGVWGAFIVGFENIF
- a CDS encoding acyltransferase, translating into MPWLYYSLKEKHLIWAKPWQEEIQTKLQKLETVKIGKNCFISPQANIFAEPGRDIIIGNNVTIASDVFLHGPITIHDGASLNAGVSIDGGAKGVVIGANTRIANNAKIYAFNHGMSPDKLIKDQPVTSQGIIICEDVWIGANACVTDGVEIGSHAIIGMGAVVTKNILEWSIVGGVPAKIIGDRRERNNF
- the nadA gene encoding quinolinate synthase NadA; amino-acid sequence: MAIAYQTPLPAPYPSLTEQEMRDRIKEVRNYFGKKLVVLAHHYQRPEIVELSDVRGDSLQLAQYAAQQTEADYIVFCGVHFMAEGADILKTGKQLVVLPDLGAGCDMADMADADDVIDAWEQLVEVVEHESIMPVTYVNSSASLKAFVAEKGGVICTSSNAGKIVDWALQERKILFFYPDQHLGRNTAKKLGIPLSEMNLWDPKKNYGGLTPEQIKQTKVMLWQGCCPVHMMFSAKQIDIIRAKDPEFKIISHPECAMEVVDKSDCSGSTDFIVKTIAASPAGSKWAVGTELNLVNRIAKENPDKKVVSINPFMCLCGTMNRIDLPHLTWALEQIRQGTPQNVITVTEPTRSLAKQALERMLEMSVTLNR